The Hyphomonas sediminis genome contains a region encoding:
- the tsaB gene encoding tRNA (adenosine(37)-N6)-threonylcarbamoyltransferase complex dimerization subunit type 1 TsaB, translating into MLILALNTAFTTMEAALVRDGEILADARETLPRGQEKALPGFVEALLREEGAGFGDVGRFAVVTGPGSFTGLRIGVSYVRGLSLVTGAPSVGVTSLEAAIPAGMEGAALGALMAQRRPPDQTWWVQGVANDAGIAPVQEVGLAALSAMLEGFHAPIFMDGAEALGDQAAKLDIRPMRPSAVTAALKAARFDPADHPPTPVYARAPDATLPTPKA; encoded by the coding sequence ATGCTGATCCTTGCCCTGAATACTGCCTTCACCACGATGGAAGCCGCTCTGGTGCGCGACGGAGAAATCCTTGCCGACGCCCGGGAGACGCTGCCGCGCGGACAGGAAAAGGCGCTGCCCGGCTTTGTCGAGGCGCTGCTGCGGGAAGAGGGGGCAGGCTTTGGCGATGTCGGCCGGTTTGCGGTCGTCACCGGGCCGGGCAGTTTCACCGGCTTGCGCATCGGGGTGTCCTATGTGCGCGGCCTGTCGCTGGTCACCGGCGCGCCGTCCGTCGGTGTCACCAGCCTTGAAGCGGCCATTCCCGCCGGCATGGAAGGGGCCGCCCTTGGCGCGCTGATGGCGCAGCGCCGCCCGCCGGACCAGACCTGGTGGGTGCAGGGCGTTGCCAATGATGCCGGCATTGCCCCGGTGCAGGAAGTCGGCCTCGCCGCCCTTTCCGCCATGCTGGAAGGCTTCCACGCGCCGATCTTCATGGATGGGGCCGAAGCGCTGGGTGATCAGGCCGCAAAGCTCGACATACGCCCGATGCGCCCAAGCGCGGTCACCGCCGCGCTGAAAGCGGCCCGCTTCGATCCTGCAGATCATCCGCCTACGCCGGTCTATGCCCGCGCGCCGGACGCGACCCTGCCGACGCCGAAGGCTTAG
- a CDS encoding malonic semialdehyde reductase: MAHPVNDHALDIIFRDARSQNGYLDRSVPEVLIRAVYDLAKMGPTSANCSPARFIFVTTPEGKERLLPFMSSGNRDKTAAAPWTVIMAHDMRFAEKIPQLFPHNPDAQNWFANNAEETAFRNGTLQAAYLMMAARALGLDCGPMSGFDVAGLNREFFESQEGEEQNWRANFICNLGYGDKTKIMERLPRLEFDQACRIL, from the coding sequence ATGGCCCACCCGGTCAACGACCACGCGCTCGACATCATCTTTCGCGATGCCCGCAGCCAGAATGGCTATCTGGACCGGTCGGTGCCGGAAGTTCTCATCCGCGCGGTGTACGACCTGGCCAAGATGGGCCCGACCAGCGCCAACTGCTCGCCGGCCCGTTTCATCTTCGTCACCACGCCCGAGGGCAAGGAGCGCCTGCTGCCGTTCATGAGCAGCGGCAACCGGGACAAGACCGCCGCCGCCCCCTGGACCGTCATCATGGCCCACGACATGCGCTTTGCCGAGAAGATCCCCCAGCTCTTCCCGCATAATCCGGACGCGCAAAACTGGTTTGCCAACAATGCCGAAGAGACAGCCTTCCGGAATGGCACGCTGCAGGCGGCCTATCTGATGATGGCGGCGCGCGCGCTGGGCCTCGATTGCGGCCCGATGAGCGGCTTCGACGTGGCCGGCCTCAACCGCGAATTCTTCGAGAGCCAGGAAGGCGAGGAACAGAACTGGCGTGCCAACTTCATCTGCAATCTGGGCTATGGCGACAAGACCAAGATCATGGAGCGTCTGCCGCGTCTTGAGTTTGACCAGGCCTGCCGCATCCTCTAA
- a CDS encoding NifU family protein codes for MFIQTEATPNPDTIKFLPGQPVAGNQGPFDFPDAASARISLLARALFQVEGVDRVFLGSDFVSINKAQDKDWRYVKPMVLAAIMDHYMSGLPVVEEGAASQSDDIEYEGETAEIVNEIKELIETRVRPAVAQDGGDITFQRFDPETGIVHLSMRGACAGCPSSTMTLKQGIENMLRTYVPEVTAVEAAL; via the coding sequence ATGTTTATCCAGACCGAAGCCACCCCGAACCCTGACACGATAAAATTCCTTCCGGGACAACCGGTTGCGGGCAATCAGGGGCCGTTCGACTTTCCCGATGCCGCCAGCGCCCGCATCAGCCTGCTGGCGCGCGCCCTGTTTCAGGTCGAAGGCGTCGACCGGGTCTTCCTCGGCAGCGATTTCGTCAGCATTAACAAGGCGCAGGACAAGGATTGGCGGTATGTGAAGCCGATGGTTCTGGCCGCTATCATGGACCATTACATGTCCGGCCTGCCGGTCGTGGAAGAAGGTGCCGCCAGCCAGTCAGACGACATTGAATATGAAGGCGAAACAGCTGAAATCGTCAATGAGATCAAGGAGCTGATCGAGACGCGCGTGCGCCCTGCCGTGGCTCAGGATGGCGGCGACATCACCTTCCAGCGCTTCGATCCGGAAACCGGCATCGTTCACCTCTCCATGCGCGGCGCCTGCGCGGGCTGCCCGTCCTCCACCATGACCCTGAAACAGGGCATCGAGAACATGCTGCGCACCTATGTGCCAGAGGTGACCGCTGTCGAGGCAGCGCTATAA
- a CDS encoding copper chaperone PCu(A)C — translation MRVILSACLLLMMAACNVGGDIPAGTAMIEVRDAYISQPAEGRTDAIAGMHISLKGEPRRLIKASTPIATRVELHTLSDEDGIMRMRRVDEFEVTADAPLSLDRGGNHLMLYGVKKPPQVGDTVNIVLTFKVAEGKEQDVLATAEIVPAGE, via the coding sequence ATGCGCGTTATTTTATCTGCCTGCCTGTTGCTGATGATGGCTGCCTGCAATGTTGGCGGCGACATCCCTGCTGGCACGGCGATGATCGAGGTGCGCGACGCCTATATCTCGCAACCGGCCGAAGGGCGCACTGACGCAATCGCCGGAATGCACATCTCCCTGAAGGGCGAACCGCGCAGGCTGATCAAGGCCTCAACGCCCATCGCCACGCGCGTCGAACTGCATACGCTGTCAGATGAGGACGGCATAATGCGGATGCGGAGGGTCGATGAGTTTGAGGTCACCGCGGACGCACCACTTTCGCTCGACAGGGGAGGGAATCATCTCATGCTCTACGGAGTGAAGAAGCCGCCCCAGGTCGGTGATACGGTTAACATCGTGCTGACGTTCAAAGTAGCCGAAGGAAAAGAGCAGGATGTGCTTGCAACCGCTGAAATTGTGCCAGCCGGCGAGTGA
- the trpS gene encoding tryptophan--tRNA ligase yields the protein MTEQTAPAYTGPKRVFSGVQPTGNLHLGNYLGALKKFADLQREGHDCIFSVVDLHAITMPVEKGALISQTRQIAAAFIAAGVDPAKSIIFAQSSVLGHVELAWIFNCTARMGWVERMTQFKDKAGKDAERASVGLFTYPVLQAADILVYKATHVPVGEDQKQHLELSRDIADRFNRDYDVPGFFPLPEPMIKGPGARIMSLKDGTKKMSKSDPSDLSRINLIDDADTIAKKIKKATTDAGVIPGTVEELAGRPEVENLVGIFAALSGRTAADILAEFEGKGFGAFKPALADVTVDHLAPITAKYREILDDQAGLDRVLADGADRANAVAAPIMDDVRRIVGFWRR from the coding sequence ATGACTGAACAGACCGCCCCCGCCTATACAGGCCCCAAACGCGTTTTCTCCGGCGTCCAGCCGACCGGCAATCTTCACCTCGGGAACTATCTCGGGGCGCTCAAGAAGTTTGCTGATCTGCAGCGCGAAGGCCATGACTGCATCTTCAGCGTCGTCGATTTGCACGCCATCACCATGCCGGTGGAAAAAGGCGCGCTGATCTCGCAAACGCGCCAGATCGCCGCCGCCTTCATCGCTGCCGGTGTCGATCCTGCCAAGTCGATCATCTTTGCCCAGTCTTCTGTGCTGGGGCATGTCGAGCTTGCTTGGATCTTCAACTGCACCGCGCGCATGGGCTGGGTCGAGCGGATGACCCAGTTCAAGGACAAGGCAGGCAAGGATGCCGAGCGCGCCTCCGTCGGCCTGTTCACCTATCCTGTGCTGCAGGCGGCAGACATTCTCGTCTACAAGGCGACGCATGTGCCCGTCGGCGAAGACCAGAAGCAGCACCTTGAGCTGAGCCGCGATATCGCAGACCGCTTCAACCGCGACTATGATGTGCCCGGCTTCTTCCCGCTGCCCGAGCCGATGATCAAAGGCCCCGGCGCCCGGATCATGAGCCTCAAGGATGGCACCAAGAAAATGTCGAAGTCCGATCCTTCGGACCTCTCGCGCATCAACCTGATCGATGACGCCGATACGATCGCCAAGAAGATCAAGAAAGCCACCACCGATGCCGGCGTCATTCCGGGTACGGTCGAAGAGCTGGCAGGCCGTCCGGAGGTCGAAAACCTTGTCGGCATCTTCGCGGCGCTTTCGGGCCGTACAGCGGCAGACATCCTCGCCGAATTCGAAGGCAAGGGCTTTGGCGCGTTCAAGCCGGCGCTCGCCGATGTCACCGTCGATCACCTCGCGCCGATCACCGCGAAGTATCGCGAGATCCTCGACGATCAGGCCGGGCTGGACCGTGTGCTCGCCGATGGCGCGGACCGCGCAAATGCCGTGGCTGCTCCGATCATGGACGATGTGCGCCGCATTGTTGGCTTCTGGCGTCGATAA
- the murJ gene encoding murein biosynthesis integral membrane protein MurJ → MSLARNTAVQASLTMASRILGLIRDVILAAKIGAGPVGDAWATAQQFPNLFRRIFAEGAFASAFVPSYARTLEAEGPEAAQKVAEEALRVLFAMTAALTILAQIFMPWVLLLIHGGQADDPEHYGLAVLLTRITMPYLTFMAIGALLSGVLNSAERFILSAGAPTVLNLCLIPAGLLGTTPAITAEYAAIAFCIAGFLQCALLWWGVSRQKVRLGLIGWPRFTPAVRKVLLLAVPGTIAASGTQINIIVSQSLASFEVSAKSWLYAADRLYQLPLGLVGVAVGVAILPRLSRAARAGDAEAGSRTMDEGLGLAMALTLPAAAALMAAPVFLIDAFFARGAFTAADAQAAGGALFHFAWGVPAFVLIKVLAPPFFAREDTSTPMRFALVSVVINTALGAGLFFWLKQTTGQGFKGLAIATSAASWVNAGLLALTLARRGWYTPGPRAISGLVRAMLATLILTAAILVMLWQLPAIEAALYGSKALSAAAIVFAGGFIYAFAALLTGAVRISDIRQALRR, encoded by the coding sequence ATGAGCCTCGCCAGAAACACTGCCGTCCAGGCCTCTCTGACCATGGCAAGCCGTATCCTCGGCCTCATCCGGGATGTGATCCTGGCGGCGAAGATCGGCGCTGGCCCCGTGGGCGACGCCTGGGCCACAGCCCAGCAATTCCCGAACCTTTTCCGGCGCATCTTTGCTGAAGGTGCCTTCGCCTCGGCCTTCGTGCCCTCCTATGCCCGCACGCTGGAGGCAGAGGGGCCTGAAGCGGCGCAGAAGGTTGCCGAAGAAGCGTTGCGCGTCCTTTTCGCCATGACGGCAGCGCTCACCATCCTTGCGCAAATTTTTATGCCCTGGGTGCTGCTCCTCATTCATGGCGGGCAGGCGGACGATCCGGAGCATTACGGCCTCGCTGTACTGCTCACGCGCATCACCATGCCCTATCTCACCTTCATGGCCATCGGCGCGCTTCTTTCCGGCGTGTTGAACTCGGCCGAACGGTTCATTCTGTCGGCGGGCGCGCCGACTGTGCTCAATCTCTGCCTCATTCCGGCGGGCCTCCTCGGCACGACGCCGGCGATCACGGCCGAATATGCGGCCATCGCCTTTTGCATCGCCGGTTTCCTGCAATGCGCGCTGCTGTGGTGGGGTGTCAGCCGCCAGAAGGTTCGGCTCGGCCTCATCGGCTGGCCCCGCTTCACGCCCGCTGTCAGGAAGGTGCTGCTGCTCGCCGTGCCCGGAACGATTGCGGCCTCGGGCACGCAGATCAACATCATCGTCAGCCAGTCACTTGCGAGCTTCGAAGTCTCCGCCAAAAGCTGGCTCTACGCGGCTGACCGGCTTTACCAACTGCCGCTCGGGCTTGTCGGCGTTGCTGTCGGCGTTGCCATCCTTCCGAGGCTCAGCCGCGCTGCGCGGGCAGGGGACGCAGAAGCCGGCAGCCGCACGATGGATGAGGGGCTCGGCCTCGCCATGGCGCTCACGCTTCCGGCGGCAGCCGCGCTCATGGCCGCGCCGGTGTTCCTGATCGATGCCTTCTTCGCGCGCGGCGCGTTTACCGCTGCGGACGCGCAGGCCGCGGGCGGCGCGCTGTTTCACTTCGCCTGGGGCGTGCCTGCTTTTGTGCTGATCAAGGTGCTCGCCCCGCCTTTCTTCGCGCGGGAAGATACCAGCACGCCAATGCGCTTTGCCCTCGTTTCGGTGGTCATCAACACGGCGCTCGGGGCAGGGCTGTTCTTCTGGCTGAAGCAGACCACCGGTCAGGGCTTTAAGGGCCTCGCCATCGCCACCAGCGCGGCCTCCTGGGTCAATGCTGGCCTCCTGGCCCTCACGCTTGCCCGCCGGGGCTGGTACACGCCCGGCCCGCGCGCCATTTCGGGTCTTGTCCGCGCCATGCTGGCCACTCTGATCCTCACGGCCGCGATCCTTGTGATGCTCTGGCAACTCCCGGCGATTGAGGCGGCGCTCTACGGCTCCAAGGCGCTCTCGGCGGCGGCCATCGTTTTTGCCGGGGGCTTTATCTATGCCTTCGCCGCGCTTCTGACCGGTGCGGTCCGGATCAGCGACATCCGGCAGGCTTTGCGGCGCTGA